The nucleotide window GTGACGTACGCCGAACCGCCGCTGCGCGAACCGGACCTGCCGCGTACCGCGAAGGTCCGGCCCACCGCGCTGCGCACCGGCTGGACCACCGGCGCGTGCGCGACGGCGGCAACCAAGGCCGCGGTCACCGCGCTTGTCACCGGCACCACCCAGCAGGAGGTGGAGATCGGCCTGCCCGCCGGACGCCGGGTGCGCTTCCCGGTGGAGCGCTGCGAGGTGACCGGCACCCCACCGGTCCGCGCCGAGGCGGTGGTGGTCAAGGACGCCGGGGACGACCCGGACGTCACCCACGGCGCCGAGCTGACCGCCACCGTCAACTGGACCGACGTCCCCGGCCTACGGCTCGCCGGCGGTGCCGGGGTCGGCACGGTCACCAAACCCGGCCTCGGGCTCGCGGTCGGCGGCCCGGCCATCAACGACACCCCCCGCCGGATGATCGGCGAGGCGGTGGCCGAGGTGGTCGACCTCAGCGAGGTCGGCGTCCGGGTGGTGATCAGCGTGCCCCGGGGCGAGATCATGGCCCGCAAGACCACCAACCGCCGGCTCGGCATCCTCGGCGGGATCTCGATTCTCGGCACCACCGGGATCGTCCGCCCCTTCTCCACCGCGTCGTGGCGGGCCAGCGTCGTGCAGGCCGTGCACGTGATGGCTGCCCAGGGCGAGCCGACAGTGGTGCTCTGCACCGGCGGGCGTACCGAGCGGGCCGCCCGCGCGCTCCTGCCCGACCTGCCCGAGGTCTGCTTCGTCGAGGTCGGCGACTTCACCGGGGCCGCGGTGACCGCCGCGGTGGGTGACGCGATGACCGGTGTGGTCTTCGTCGGCATGGCCGGCAAGCTCGCCAAACTCGCGGCAGGCATCCTGATGACCCACTACACCCGCTCCACTGTGGACCTCTCCCTGCTCGGCGCGGTGACCGCCGAGGCCGGCGGCGACCCGTCGCTGGTCGCCGCCGTGACCGAGGCGAACACCGGGCGGCACGCGTACGAGCTGTGGGAGGCCGCCGGGCTGCTCGCCCCGGCCGGCGACCTGCTCTGTCAGCGGGTCCGCCAGGTGCTGCGACGCTTCGCCGGGCCGACGGTCACCGTGGACGTGGCGATGGTCGACTTCGCCGGAGCGCACGTCGTCGCCTCGTCCGGCCGGTGGCCCCGGTGAGCGGCGTGACTGTGGTCGGTCTGGATGCCGCGGGCGCCCCGCCGCACCCGGCGCTCGCCCCGGTGCTCGCCGCCGCCGGGCTGGTGGTCGGCGCGGCCCGGCACCTGGCCGCGGTGCCGGTACCGGCCGGCGCGGACACCATCACCCTCGGGCCGCTCGCCCCCGCCCTGGGCCGCCTCGCCGAGGCCGCCGACGCCGGGGTGCCCGCCGTGGTGCTGGCCAGCGGCGATCCCGGCCTGTTCGGCATCGTCCGGCGGCTGCGCGCGGCCGGGCTGCCGCTGCGGGTGGTGCCGGCGGTGTCCAGTGTGGCCGCCGCGTTCGCCCGCGCCGGGCTGCCCTGGGACGGCGCGGCTGTGGTCAGCGCGCACGGGCGCGACCCCCGAGCCGCACTGAACGCCTGCCGGGCGCTGCCGTTGGTCGCCGTGCTCACCGCGCCCGGCGCCGGCGCCGCCGAGCTGGGCGGCGGCCTGATCGGCTGGTCCCGCCGCCTGCTGGTCGCCGAGCACCTGGGCACCGCCGCCGAACGGATCCGCGCGGTGACCCCCGAGCAGGCCGCCGCCGAGACCTGGGCCGACCCGCACGTCCTGCTCAGCCTCGCCGACGGCGCAACCGCCGGTCCCGCGCCCGCCGACGTCGTACCCGCCGCGTCCGCGCCCACCGACGGCGCGCTCGATCGGGCCACGGTCGGCGGGATGCGCGCCGACAACCAGCCCGCCGCCGCGCCGGCTGGCGGCTGGGCGCTGCCGGAGGACCGGTACGCCCACCGCGACTCCATGATCACGAAGTCGGAGGTGCGCGCCCTCGTCGTCGCCCGGCTACGTCCCCGACTGGGCCGGCTGATCTGGGACATCGGTGCGGGCAGCGGCTCGGTCGGCATCGAGTGCGCGCTGCTCGGCGCGGCCGTGCTCGCCGTCGAACAGGATCCCGAGGCCGGCGCGACCGTCCAGGCCAACGCCGC belongs to Micromonospora ureilytica and includes:
- the cbiE gene encoding precorrin-6y C5,15-methyltransferase (decarboxylating) subunit CbiE, which produces MSAGPPGAATLRRADGHRGRGDGRLRRSARRRLVRPVAPVSGVTVVGLDAAGAPPHPALAPVLAAAGLVVGAARHLAAVPVPAGADTITLGPLAPALGRLAEAADAGVPAVVLASGDPGLFGIVRRLRAAGLPLRVVPAVSSVAAAFARAGLPWDGAAVVSAHGRDPRAALNACRALPLVAVLTAPGAGAAELGGGLIGWSRRLLVAEHLGTAAERIRAVTPEQAAAETWADPHVLLSLADGATAGPAPADVVPAASAPTDGALDRATVGGMRADNQPAAAPAGGWALPEDRYAHRDSMITKSEVRALVVARLRPRLGRLIWDIGAGSGSVGIECALLGAAVLAVEQDPEAGATVQANAAAHAVHVRLVTGRAPAALADLPEPDAVFVGGGGVDVLTAVVARRPERVVLTLAALDRVAPAVGLLRAAGYTVEGSQLSAARLADLPGGSIRLAATNPVVVLTGERQ